A region from the Muribaculum gordoncarteri genome encodes:
- a CDS encoding lysylphosphatidylglycerol synthase transmembrane domain-containing protein, with translation MDKNVTSPSPRHGRWYILGRVLKVVVPLSISAGLVVWLFHKVDIDKVKSIIEQGVDYRYIAAMMVITILSHIIRGVRWGIQLRAAGIPRIPAVAESVSIFGAYALNLMFPYLGEAWRCVYIARRENCKLSTVVGTDLGDRASDAVMILMLIILTLIVARGYIDKFLDRYPMGKALDRFTTDGTLWIFIILAVIVVAVVGYVFRNTSFVIGVKKSVMRMWNGFSVLFHMKGTGLYIVFTFGIWICYFLETYLCFFAFPFTRQLITGEGYALGLIPGLVVFVFGSCSMAVPSNGGLGPWNIAVIFALSLFGIGNNDAAAYSIVFWSFQAMVLIASGIFGAFYIMLSRRDARRLSEKQ, from the coding sequence GTGGATAAAAATGTTACATCTCCGTCGCCTCGACATGGCCGTTGGTATATTTTGGGTCGTGTGCTGAAGGTGGTTGTGCCGCTCTCTATTTCGGCGGGGCTTGTCGTGTGGCTTTTTCACAAGGTCGACATAGACAAGGTGAAGTCTATCATAGAGCAGGGTGTCGATTACCGTTACATCGCGGCCATGATGGTGATTACCATTTTGTCGCACATCATAAGGGGTGTGCGCTGGGGCATTCAGCTTCGTGCGGCCGGAATACCCCGCATCCCTGCCGTGGCTGAGAGTGTGTCGATATTCGGGGCCTATGCGCTTAATCTGATGTTTCCTTATCTTGGCGAGGCGTGGCGTTGTGTCTACATAGCCCGGCGCGAGAATTGCAAGCTGTCGACGGTTGTAGGCACCGACCTCGGCGACCGGGCATCGGATGCGGTGATGATACTGATGCTTATAATCCTGACCCTGATTGTGGCGCGGGGCTATATCGACAAGTTTCTTGACCGATACCCCATGGGCAAGGCGCTTGACCGCTTTACTACCGACGGCACGCTGTGGATTTTTATCATCCTTGCCGTAATCGTGGTGGCTGTCGTGGGCTATGTGTTCCGCAATACGAGTTTTGTAATCGGCGTGAAGAAGAGCGTCATGAGAATGTGGAACGGTTTCAGCGTCCTGTTTCACATGAAGGGCACGGGGCTTTACATCGTGTTCACTTTCGGAATATGGATATGCTACTTCCTTGAAACCTATTTGTGCTTCTTCGCCTTTCCGTTTACGCGACAGCTCATAACGGGCGAGGGCTATGCCCTGGGGTTGATTCCGGGGCTGGTGGTTTTTGTGTTCGGCTCGTGCAGCATGGCCGTTCCTTCCAACGGCGGTCTTGGGCCGTGGAACATCGCGGTTATATTTGCGTTGAGCTTGTTTGGAATCGGGAACAATGACGCAGCGGCCTATTCGATTGTGTTCTGGAGCTTCCAGGCGATGGTGCTTATTGCGTCGGGCATATTCGGAGCATTCTACATCATGTTGTCGCGCAGGGATGCCCGCCGGTTGTCGGAAAAACAGTGA
- a CDS encoding M48 family metallopeptidase, giving the protein MKTISKLICVLLCVFATTPAFAQFNLKKAVGGAAKAVQAATLTDEQMTAYVKEYIDWMDTHNKVCEPDHPYTQRLNRLTEGLTDVEGIPLNFKVYWVVDVNAFACADGSVRVFAALMDIMSDEELLGVIGHEIGHVAHKDSKKAFRTALLTSALKDGISANGGTIAALTDSQIGDLGEALANAKYSQKQENQADDYGYEFLKKSGKNPWAMALSFKRLKEIQGEGKQSKINQLFSSHPDLDKRIQRMEKRATDEGITPPEVKAEEKK; this is encoded by the coding sequence ATGAAGACTATCAGCAAATTAATTTGTGTATTGTTGTGCGTTTTCGCCACAACCCCGGCATTTGCTCAATTCAACCTTAAGAAAGCCGTAGGCGGAGCCGCAAAGGCAGTTCAAGCAGCCACTTTAACCGACGAACAGATGACTGCCTATGTAAAGGAGTATATCGACTGGATGGATACCCACAACAAGGTGTGCGAACCCGACCACCCCTATACCCAGCGTCTTAACCGACTCACCGAGGGACTTACCGATGTTGAAGGAATACCCTTGAACTTCAAGGTTTACTGGGTAGTAGATGTTAATGCATTTGCATGCGCCGACGGAAGCGTGCGCGTATTTGCCGCTCTTATGGATATAATGTCCGACGAAGAGCTGCTCGGCGTAATCGGTCACGAAATAGGACATGTAGCCCACAAGGATTCAAAGAAAGCATTCCGCACCGCACTGCTCACTTCGGCACTTAAGGACGGCATTTCGGCAAACGGCGGTACAATCGCAGCCCTTACCGACTCGCAGATAGGCGACCTCGGAGAGGCTCTCGCCAACGCCAAATATTCACAGAAGCAGGAGAACCAAGCCGACGACTACGGCTACGAGTTCCTTAAGAAATCGGGCAAGAACCCCTGGGCCATGGCTCTCTCGTTCAAGCGCCTTAAGGAGATTCAGGGCGAAGGAAAGCAGAGCAAAATCAACCAGCTCTTCTCATCGCACCCCGACCTCGACAAGCGCATCCAGCGCATGGAGAAGCGTGCCACCGACGAAGGCATAACACCTCCCGAGGTAAAAGCCGAGGAGAAGAAGTAA
- a CDS encoding AraC family ligand binding domain-containing protein, with the protein MTYAIMDDAVISYTLPEVKDHSFFFISQHIAPSLEAKMHRHEAWELYYVTGGNGVRMTGDTLMPFVEGDVVLIPPSMPHYWEYKPESANNAGEITYLMVAFSPELIRYSIKKRDSLLQNTESRQKR; encoded by the coding sequence ATGACATACGCCATAATGGACGATGCAGTAATTTCCTATACATTGCCCGAGGTGAAAGATCATTCCTTCTTTTTCATCTCCCAGCACATTGCACCGAGCCTCGAAGCCAAGATGCACAGGCACGAGGCTTGGGAACTATATTATGTAACCGGCGGCAACGGTGTGCGCATGACAGGCGACACCCTGATGCCTTTCGTCGAAGGAGATGTAGTGCTGATTCCGCCGTCAATGCCTCACTATTGGGAATATAAACCGGAGTCGGCAAATAATGCCGGAGAGATCACATATCTGATGGTGGCATTCAGCCCGGAACTTATAAGATATTCAATAAAGAAACGGGACTCTCTCCTACAAAATACCGAAAGCAGGCAAAAAAGATGA
- a CDS encoding sugar O-acetyltransferase: protein MTEKEKMLKGMIYDANNDPRLIAERAECKELCHDYNHLRPKDVEGGRKIIKELLGSVKGNFLIEQPFLCDYGYNIHIGDNFYANHNLVILDGATVKFGDNVFVAPNCGFYTAGHPIDAAERNKGLEYARPITVGNDVWIGGNVCVLPGVTIGDDCVIGAGSVVVKDIPPHSVAVGNPCKVIKKIK from the coding sequence ATGACAGAAAAAGAAAAGATGCTGAAAGGCATGATATATGATGCCAACAACGACCCCCGACTTATAGCCGAGAGAGCCGAATGCAAGGAATTGTGTCACGATTACAATCATCTTCGGCCAAAGGATGTCGAGGGAGGAAGAAAAATTATCAAGGAACTGTTGGGCAGTGTAAAAGGAAACTTCTTGATAGAGCAGCCGTTCCTATGCGATTATGGCTATAACATACATATAGGTGATAATTTCTACGCCAATCATAATTTAGTGATACTTGACGGGGCTACTGTAAAATTTGGGGACAACGTGTTTGTCGCTCCTAATTGTGGCTTTTATACGGCAGGTCATCCGATCGATGCCGCCGAGAGAAACAAGGGCCTCGAATATGCTCGTCCGATAACTGTCGGCAATGATGTGTGGATTGGTGGTAATGTGTGCGTTCTGCCGGGAGTGACCATCGGCGATGATTGTGTAATTGGAGCCGGTAGCGTCGTGGTGAAGGACATTCCGCCTCACTCGGTAGCCGTCGGAAATCCGTGTAAAGTAATAAAGAAAATTAAATAG
- a CDS encoding flavodoxin family protein, whose translation MVNETAPKLAEADGIVIGSPVYYAGCNGQVLSFLDRLFYSTSGVVNKTMKVGAAVVSSRRAGSTSAFDEINKYFTISAMPIVSSTYWNEVHGFTATDVEDDREGLQTMRNLGRNMAFLIKAIKAAAQTDGLPTQERESLTSFHTEQ comes from the coding sequence ATTGTAAATGAAACCGCTCCCAAGCTTGCCGAGGCTGACGGTATTGTAATCGGAAGTCCGGTATATTACGCCGGGTGCAACGGACAGGTGCTTTCATTCCTTGACCGCCTCTTCTACAGCACGAGTGGTGTTGTGAATAAAACCATGAAAGTGGGAGCAGCCGTTGTTTCATCCCGAAGAGCCGGCTCGACTTCAGCCTTTGACGAAATCAACAAATATTTTACCATCAGTGCCATGCCGATTGTTTCATCCACCTATTGGAATGAAGTGCACGGCTTCACCGCCACCGATGTAGAGGATGATCGTGAAGGGCTCCAGACAATGCGAAATCTCGGAAGAAATATGGCATTCCTTATAAAGGCAATAAAGGCAGCAGCCCAAACCGACGGACTGCCGACGCAGGAAAGAGAGTCCTTAACAAGCTTCCACACCGAGCAATAA
- the xyn10D/fae1 gene encoding bifunctional endo-1,4-beta-xylanase/feruloyl esterase, with the protein MKRTCLSVLLAVFMAGSAFAQFGRQVDNGPKSLKDAYDGYFTIGVAVNQRNVSDPAQMELIKKEFNSITAENDMKSGELHPKEGVWNWERADKIADFCRKNGIKLRGHCLVWHAQFCDWMMNDEKGNPVPKEVFYARLRDHIHTVVNRYKDVVYAWDVVNEAMSDAGRGFRGREPNPYRESKLYKLYGDEFIAKAFEFAHEADPNALLFYNDYNAAVPAKRDRIYNMVKKMQAAGVPITGIGMQGHYNIYGPTPEDIDSALTKYSELVKHIHITELDVRCNEEMGGNLQFSRGENKAMAPYLSTLQEDQYARIFRVLRKHKDVIDNVTLWNLCDGDSWLGVNNHPLLYDENLKPKKAYYAVKNFNPALDNNVPKEDFKPSELNQPGQQYPMVNSEGYARFRIDAPDAKSVIVSLGLGGRGGTVLHKDKDGVWTGTTEGPMDEGFHYYHFTIDGATVNDPGANNYYGSTRWESGIEIPAHDRDFYAAKNVPHGNVQQVLFNSPSTGLQKRAFVYTPAEYNKNTKKKYPVLYLQHGWGEDETAWSNQGHANLIMDNLIAEGKCEPFIIVMTYGMTNEARHGTIGSFNPKNFETVLVDELIPYIDSNFRTIPNKKNRAMAGLSMGGMETKNITLARPEVFDYYGLFSGGTYSPSDLKDVKPRLIFTSCGSKENPEGVKKSVEDLKAAGFNAVSYVSDGTAHEFLTWRRSLKEMAPLLFKK; encoded by the coding sequence ATGAAACGAACATGCTTATCGGTTCTGCTTGCTGTATTCATGGCAGGATCAGCGTTTGCTCAATTTGGCAGACAAGTGGACAATGGCCCCAAGAGCCTTAAGGATGCTTACGATGGCTATTTCACCATCGGTGTGGCTGTAAACCAGCGCAACGTATCCGACCCCGCACAAATGGAGCTTATCAAAAAGGAGTTCAACAGCATCACTGCTGAGAACGACATGAAATCGGGTGAATTGCATCCGAAAGAAGGTGTATGGAACTGGGAACGCGCCGACAAGATTGCCGACTTCTGCCGCAAGAACGGAATCAAGCTGCGCGGACACTGCCTCGTATGGCACGCACAGTTCTGCGACTGGATGATGAATGATGAAAAAGGCAACCCCGTGCCCAAGGAAGTGTTCTACGCTCGCCTGCGTGACCACATCCACACAGTGGTTAACCGATATAAGGATGTAGTATATGCATGGGATGTTGTAAACGAAGCAATGTCCGATGCCGGCCGCGGATTCAGAGGTCGTGAACCCAACCCCTACCGAGAGAGCAAGCTCTATAAGCTCTACGGCGACGAGTTCATTGCCAAGGCATTTGAATTTGCTCACGAAGCCGATCCCAATGCCCTTCTTTTCTATAACGACTACAATGCAGCCGTTCCCGCAAAGCGCGACCGCATCTACAACATGGTAAAGAAGATGCAGGCTGCAGGTGTTCCCATCACCGGTATCGGTATGCAGGGTCACTACAACATCTACGGCCCCACACCCGAGGACATCGACTCAGCCCTCACCAAGTATTCGGAACTCGTAAAGCACATCCACATCACCGAGCTTGATGTACGTTGCAACGAGGAGATGGGCGGAAACCTTCAGTTCTCTCGTGGCGAAAACAAAGCCATGGCTCCCTACCTTTCAACTCTTCAGGAGGACCAGTATGCACGCATTTTCCGTGTACTCCGCAAGCACAAGGATGTTATCGACAACGTAACACTCTGGAACCTCTGCGACGGTGACTCTTGGCTGGGTGTAAACAATCATCCTCTTCTTTACGATGAAAACCTCAAGCCCAAGAAAGCTTACTATGCAGTGAAGAACTTCAATCCTGCTCTTGACAACAACGTTCCCAAGGAAGACTTCAAGCCGAGCGAATTGAATCAGCCCGGACAGCAGTATCCTATGGTTAACTCGGAAGGTTATGCTCGTTTCCGCATCGATGCTCCCGACGCTAAGTCGGTTATCGTAAGCCTCGGACTCGGTGGACGCGGTGGAACAGTTCTTCATAAGGACAAGGACGGTGTATGGACCGGAACTACTGAAGGCCCCATGGACGAAGGATTCCACTACTACCACTTCACTATCGACGGTGCTACAGTTAACGATCCCGGTGCCAACAATTACTACGGCTCAACCCGTTGGGAGAGCGGTATCGAGATTCCCGCACACGACCGCGACTTCTATGCTGCCAAGAATGTACCTCACGGCAACGTTCAGCAGGTGCTTTTCAACTCTCCCAGCACAGGATTGCAGAAGAGAGCTTTCGTTTACACTCCCGCCGAATACAACAAGAACACCAAGAAGAAATATCCCGTGCTCTATCTGCAGCATGGCTGGGGTGAGGACGAAACCGCATGGTCCAACCAGGGTCACGCCAACCTCATCATGGATAACCTCATTGCCGAAGGCAAGTGCGAGCCGTTTATCATCGTTATGACCTACGGTATGACCAACGAAGCCCGTCACGGAACAATCGGTTCATTCAATCCCAAGAACTTTGAAACAGTATTGGTTGACGAGTTGATTCCCTACATCGACAGCAACTTCCGCACTATCCCCAACAAGAAGAACCGCGCTATGGCCGGCCTCTCGATGGGTGGTATGGAAACCAAGAACATCACCCTCGCTCGTCCCGAAGTATTTGACTACTACGGACTCTTCAGCGGCGGCACATATTCACCCTCCGACCTCAAGGATGTAAAGCCCCGACTGATATTCACCTCTTGCGGCTCAAAGGAGAATCCCGAAGGCGTCAAGAAGTCAGTTGAGGATCTGAAGGCTGCCGGTTTCAACGCCGTATCCTACGTTTCCGACGGAACAGCTCACGAATTCCTTACATGGCGTCGCAGCCTCAAGGAAATGGCTCCGCTGCTCTTCAAGAAATAA
- a CDS encoding dipeptide epimerase, with product MNRRNFLKAAGLGLVAASSPISLSAFDTPTRHTARSGKLNLSFKTYELQLRHSFNLAKSSRTTTPDVQVQIEYDGLIGYGEASMPPYLGESVESVTKFLGMLDLSQFSDPFRIEEIHEYMDSVAPDNRAAKASVDIALHDLTGKIMQQPWYKIWGLNPDKAPDTSFTIGIDTAEVVRQKVDEASPYNVLKVKMGLDNDRELVEVIRSKTDRPICVDANQGWDDKYRALEMCNWLAERNCLFVEQPMPKEMIDETAWLRERSPLPIIADEFLQRLPDVARAAGAYDGINIKLMKSTGMHEAYKMAVLARAMGMKVMLGCMTETSCGVSAASQLAPMVDWADLDGNLLITNDCFDGMKIVNGKVTIPRDRPGIGVLPQMQG from the coding sequence ATGAATCGACGGAATTTCCTGAAAGCGGCCGGGCTCGGACTTGTTGCCGCTTCTTCCCCTATATCATTGTCGGCATTTGACACTCCGACACGCCACACTGCGCGCAGCGGAAAGCTCAACCTTTCATTCAAGACTTACGAACTGCAACTGCGTCACTCCTTCAACCTGGCCAAATCGAGCCGCACCACAACTCCCGATGTGCAGGTGCAGATTGAGTATGACGGGCTTATCGGCTACGGTGAGGCGTCGATGCCTCCCTACCTCGGCGAAAGCGTCGAGAGCGTAACCAAGTTCCTCGGGATGCTCGACCTATCGCAATTTTCCGACCCGTTCCGAATCGAGGAGATACATGAATACATGGACTCCGTAGCCCCCGACAATCGCGCGGCAAAGGCTTCGGTCGACATTGCGCTGCACGACCTTACAGGCAAAATAATGCAGCAGCCGTGGTATAAGATATGGGGCCTTAACCCCGACAAGGCTCCCGACACCTCATTCACCATAGGCATTGACACCGCCGAGGTTGTACGCCAAAAAGTGGATGAAGCCTCGCCCTATAATGTGCTTAAGGTAAAGATGGGACTCGACAACGACCGTGAACTCGTTGAAGTGATTCGTTCAAAGACCGACCGTCCGATATGCGTCGACGCAAATCAGGGGTGGGACGACAAGTACCGGGCACTTGAAATGTGCAACTGGCTTGCCGAGCGCAACTGTCTTTTCGTAGAGCAGCCCATGCCTAAGGAGATGATCGATGAAACCGCATGGCTGCGCGAGCGAAGCCCGCTGCCAATCATTGCCGACGAGTTTCTGCAGCGCCTACCCGATGTGGCTCGCGCGGCAGGTGCCTACGACGGCATCAATATAAAGCTGATGAAGAGCACGGGAATGCACGAAGCCTACAAGATGGCCGTTCTGGCTCGCGCAATGGGAATGAAGGTGATGCTCGGGTGCATGACCGAAACTTCGTGTGGAGTATCGGCAGCCTCACAACTGGCGCCAATGGTCGACTGGGCCGACCTCGACGGCAACCTGCTCATAACCAACGACTGCTTCGACGGAATGAAAATCGTCAACGGAAAAGTCACAATACCCCGCGACCGTCCCGGCATCGGTGTGCTTCCCCAAATGCAAGGATAG
- a CDS encoding phosphoethanolamine transferase, with amino-acid sequence MTRSAAILSKMLFFGMPAIAIIPNLILWYTEGLDLIQGLASVLLPFGLYWLIMSSAIRIGRCAMWFTIVLLLAAFEMVLLFLYGNSVISVDMWMNLFTTNSSEVGELLKGLWPVIGVMCVFSLPLIVIGVIAYIKKWRVSGTFLCVNRRIGLMIASSGAILCAVGYFAGSPVVPHNQVFPVNALYNSWIATQRAVATMNYDKSSGSFEYSAESWHCDIAPEVYVLVVGETSRADNWQLFGYERQTTPGIMEADGLVGFKKAMSESNVTHKSVPLLLSPVSSESFGDSIYFVKSVITAFKEAGFRTAFISNHRRNHSFIDFFGSEADTCIFVKELNNDDSAPDMDMLPYVTEEMQRGGRRQMIVLHTYGSHFKYNDRYPRYYARFKPDRIKEVGPEGRQRLLNSYDNTIAYTADLLTMLMNEIEGAGYRGALLYTADHGEDLFDDGSNKFLHASPRPTYYQLHVPFIVWLSSRYVEAYPHVLARALENRDKNVSSSASFFHTALELADIRTPWFNPSLSVVNTRYNLPQRVFLNDRNRGVLLRDAGLNTRDYTRLDSAGIKY; translated from the coding sequence ATGACACGTTCAGCTGCAATATTGAGCAAAATGCTGTTCTTCGGTATGCCGGCAATAGCTATCATACCAAATCTTATATTGTGGTACACCGAGGGACTTGACTTGATTCAGGGATTGGCCAGTGTGTTGTTACCTTTCGGATTGTATTGGCTCATCATGTCGTCGGCCATCCGAATAGGACGATGCGCCATGTGGTTCACGATAGTGCTGCTGCTTGCCGCATTTGAGATGGTGCTTCTCTTCCTTTACGGCAACTCGGTGATTTCGGTAGACATGTGGATGAATCTCTTCACCACCAACTCCTCGGAGGTTGGTGAGCTGCTCAAGGGGCTATGGCCTGTCATCGGCGTGATGTGTGTGTTCAGCCTGCCGCTGATTGTTATCGGCGTGATTGCCTATATAAAGAAGTGGCGTGTGTCGGGAACATTTCTATGTGTCAACCGACGCATAGGGCTGATGATTGCTTCGAGCGGCGCTATCCTGTGTGCCGTGGGATATTTCGCCGGTTCGCCCGTCGTGCCTCACAACCAGGTGTTTCCGGTCAATGCGCTTTACAATTCATGGATTGCCACACAGCGTGCCGTGGCCACGATGAATTACGACAAGAGCTCGGGCAGCTTCGAGTACAGCGCCGAAAGCTGGCACTGCGACATAGCTCCCGAGGTGTATGTGCTCGTTGTGGGTGAAACCTCACGCGCCGACAACTGGCAGCTATTCGGATATGAGCGACAAACCACTCCGGGCATTATGGAGGCCGACGGTCTTGTGGGTTTCAAGAAGGCGATGAGCGAGTCCAATGTCACGCATAAGAGTGTGCCGCTGCTACTGTCGCCCGTTTCGTCGGAGTCGTTTGGCGACTCGATCTATTTTGTAAAGAGCGTGATAACCGCATTCAAGGAGGCGGGATTCCGCACCGCGTTCATATCCAATCACAGGCGCAATCACTCCTTCATCGACTTCTTCGGAAGCGAGGCCGACACCTGTATATTTGTAAAGGAGCTAAACAATGACGACTCGGCTCCCGACATGGATATGCTCCCTTATGTCACCGAAGAGATGCAACGTGGTGGCCGACGACAGATGATAGTGCTCCATACCTACGGCTCTCACTTCAAATACAATGACCGATATCCGCGTTACTATGCGCGTTTCAAGCCCGACCGCATTAAGGAGGTGGGTCCCGAAGGACGGCAGAGGCTCTTGAACTCCTACGACAATACCATAGCCTATACGGCCGACTTGCTCACAATGCTGATGAACGAGATCGAGGGTGCGGGCTATCGCGGAGCGTTGCTCTACACAGCCGACCACGGCGAGGACCTGTTTGACGATGGTAGCAACAAATTTCTCCATGCGTCGCCGCGTCCCACCTACTATCAGCTCCACGTGCCCTTTATCGTGTGGCTGTCGAGCCGTTATGTCGAAGCCTATCCCCATGTATTGGCGAGAGCCCTCGAGAATCGCGACAAAAACGTGTCGTCGAGCGCGTCATTTTTCCACACCGCGCTTGAGCTTGCCGACATACGCACTCCGTGGTTCAATCCCTCGCTGTCGGTGGTGAATACGCGCTACAATCTGCCTCAGCGGGTGTTCCTGAACGACCGCAACCGGGGCGTGTTGCTGCGTGACGCCGGATTGAATACACGTGATTACACCCGTCTTGACTCGGCCGGCATCAAATATTGA
- a CDS encoding dipeptidase — protein sequence MLKRVIATAAVAAAAIGSALACTSLIASKGATADNSVMITYAADSHTLYGELYSQPAKDHPKGAMRKVYEWDTGRYLGEIPEVAHTYATIGNMNEHGLAISESTWGGREELVDTTGIVDYGSLIYITLQRAKTAREAIKVMTDLVRDYGYYSSGESFSIADGKEAWIMEMIGKGGKSKGAVWVARRIPDGMISGHANHARIHTFPLKDKETLYSPDVIDFARSQGYFDGKDEDFDFSKAYAITDFSALRGCDARVWSFFDRHAKGMDKYLPWIMNGEGEPMPLWVKPDSVVDVRNMQWAMRDHFEDTPFDMTKDVGAGPYKVPYRWRPMTFKVDDVEYTNERAIATQQTGFSFVAQLRDNVPDAMKGVLWFGVDDANTCVYVPIYCCVTKVPHCYAHGNGDMLTLSWDAAFWVHNYVANQAYNRYSQMIPDIRRVQNGLEDSIASAVKVVEAEVMTLPDVRQREELSNFSDFWANHSTKEFKKLGDYLLVKYIDGNIKRETEPGVFKRTPEGMCASPEYGGYSEDYYRAVAKDAGERLKVTDIKGSK from the coding sequence ATGCTTAAAAGAGTAATAGCAACAGCGGCGGTTGCAGCGGCCGCCATCGGCTCGGCACTTGCCTGTACAAGTCTTATCGCCTCCAAAGGCGCGACAGCCGACAACAGTGTCATGATAACTTACGCTGCCGATTCCCACACACTATACGGTGAATTGTATTCACAGCCGGCCAAGGATCATCCCAAGGGAGCCATGCGCAAGGTCTACGAGTGGGACACCGGCCGTTATCTTGGCGAAATACCCGAAGTGGCTCACACCTATGCAACCATAGGCAACATGAACGAGCACGGCCTTGCCATAAGCGAAAGCACATGGGGCGGCCGCGAGGAGCTTGTCGACACTACCGGAATCGTCGACTACGGTTCGCTCATTTACATAACGCTTCAGCGTGCCAAGACCGCACGCGAGGCCATAAAGGTGATGACCGACCTCGTGCGTGACTACGGTTACTACAGCAGCGGCGAGTCATTCTCGATAGCCGATGGCAAAGAGGCCTGGATAATGGAGATGATAGGTAAGGGCGGTAAGAGCAAAGGTGCAGTGTGGGTTGCACGCCGCATTCCCGACGGAATGATATCGGGACACGCCAACCATGCACGCATACACACCTTCCCCCTGAAGGACAAGGAAACACTATATTCGCCCGATGTCATCGACTTTGCCCGCAGTCAGGGCTATTTCGACGGCAAGGACGAGGACTTCGACTTCTCCAAGGCCTACGCCATAACCGACTTCAGCGCATTGCGCGGATGTGACGCTCGAGTGTGGTCGTTCTTCGACAGGCACGCCAAGGGCATGGACAAGTATCTCCCCTGGATAATGAACGGCGAGGGCGAGCCTATGCCCCTGTGGGTTAAGCCCGACTCGGTGGTCGATGTGCGCAATATGCAGTGGGCTATGCGCGACCATTTTGAGGACACTCCCTTTGACATGACTAAGGATGTGGGTGCGGGTCCCTACAAGGTGCCTTACCGCTGGCGTCCGATGACATTCAAGGTCGACGATGTTGAATACACCAACGAACGCGCTATAGCTACGCAGCAGACCGGATTCTCATTCGTGGCTCAACTGCGTGACAATGTACCCGATGCAATGAAGGGTGTGCTGTGGTTTGGCGTGGACGATGCCAACACTTGCGTGTATGTTCCCATATATTGCTGCGTCACCAAGGTTCCGCACTGCTATGCTCATGGCAACGGCGACATGCTCACCCTGTCGTGGGATGCCGCATTCTGGGTTCATAACTACGTGGCCAATCAGGCTTATAACCGTTATTCGCAGATGATTCCCGACATACGCCGCGTGCAGAACGGTCTTGAGGATTCGATTGCATCGGCTGTCAAGGTCGTTGAGGCCGAGGTGATGACATTGCCCGATGTGCGCCAACGTGAGGAGCTCTCCAATTTCTCCGATTTCTGGGCCAATCACTCCACCAAGGAGTTCAAGAAGCTCGGCGACTACCTGCTTGTGAAGTATATCGACGGAAACATCAAGCGCGAAACCGAGCCCGGGGTGTTCAAGCGCACTCCCGAGGGAATGTGCGCATCGCCTGAATATGGCGGATATTCCGAGGATTACTACCGCGCAGTCGCCAAGGATGCCGGTGAGCGATTGAAAGTCACTGATATAAAAGGAAGTAAGTAA
- the queF gene encoding preQ(1) synthase — MSRTDNEMPGVTLLGNQATKYPSEYAPEVLETFINKHPDNEYLVTFTCPEFTSLCPKTGQPDFARIIINYIPREKMVESKSLKLYLFSFRNHGDFHEDCINIIMKDLVALMNPRYLEVIGLFTPRGGISIYPFANYGDEEHQDMVKARMLASFRNDF; from the coding sequence ATGTCACGCACCGATAATGAAATGCCTGGAGTGACGCTTCTCGGCAATCAGGCTACGAAATATCCTTCGGAGTATGCTCCCGAAGTTCTTGAAACATTCATCAACAAGCATCCCGACAATGAGTATCTTGTGACATTCACCTGCCCCGAGTTTACTTCATTGTGCCCCAAGACCGGTCAGCCCGACTTTGCGCGCATAATCATCAACTACATCCCGCGCGAGAAGATGGTCGAGAGCAAGAGCCTGAAGCTCTATCTGTTCAGTTTCCGCAACCACGGCGATTTCCATGAGGATTGTATCAACATAATAATGAAGGACCTCGTGGCGCTGATGAATCCGCGTTACCTGGAAGTGATAGGGCTATTCACTCCACGTGGAGGAATATCGATATATCCTTTTGCCAACTATGGCGACGAGGAGCATCAGGATATGGTGAAGGCACGTATGCTTGCATCGTTCCGTAACGATTTTTAG